In the genome of Hymenobacter cellulosivorans, one region contains:
- a CDS encoding TolC family protein: MQRLLSLLAALLLTSAAYAAPEPAAPDTIRLTLPQAEQRFVQNNLALLAQRYNVTAAEAQIVQARLWDNPTVSIEQNTYNPQTRKVLDVTRTGNTILEVQQLVALAGRRKAAAGVAQQNALVEQFSFEDLQRNLRYQLRTTFYDLYFKQQTIGVYDKEISTFQRTVAQYQSQYDKGNIALKEVIRLKAFLFQLQNEKQALLADIASQQADFHVLLRDNSGTHYRPIADPTALRSLSLGAYSEEQLADTALVQRADLKVRKAYAEQQAQNLRLQRALATPDLAVGYVYDRAGNYIQNYNAVTLGVAVPLFNRNQGNIRTARALTEGSKVLLDQQQLAVQNDVRQAYQLARQTDQLYQSTNRDTGDFDRLIGGIEQSYAKRNLTLVEFLDFYESYKANLVQLNSLRASRVRAFEQLNFAVGRPVFKAE; this comes from the coding sequence ATGCAACGCCTCCTTTCCCTCCTAGCGGCCCTACTGCTGACCAGTGCTGCCTACGCCGCTCCGGAACCTGCCGCCCCCGATACTATCCGGCTCACGCTGCCCCAGGCCGAACAGCGCTTCGTGCAGAACAACCTCGCGCTGCTGGCTCAGCGCTACAACGTAACGGCCGCCGAAGCCCAGATTGTGCAGGCCCGGCTCTGGGACAACCCCACGGTGAGCATTGAGCAAAACACCTATAACCCCCAGACCCGCAAGGTGCTGGACGTGACCCGCACCGGCAACACCATCTTGGAGGTGCAGCAGCTGGTTGCCCTAGCTGGCCGCCGCAAAGCCGCCGCGGGCGTGGCCCAGCAAAACGCGCTGGTTGAGCAGTTCAGTTTCGAAGACCTACAGCGCAACCTGCGCTACCAGCTGCGCACCACCTTTTACGACCTGTACTTCAAGCAGCAGACCATCGGGGTGTATGACAAGGAAATCAGCACCTTCCAACGGACCGTAGCTCAATACCAGAGCCAGTACGACAAGGGCAACATTGCTCTCAAGGAGGTGATTCGGCTGAAAGCCTTCCTGTTTCAGCTCCAGAACGAAAAGCAGGCTCTGCTGGCCGACATTGCCAGTCAGCAGGCCGACTTCCACGTGCTGCTCCGCGACAACTCGGGCACCCATTACCGGCCTATAGCTGACCCAACGGCCCTGCGGAGCTTGAGTTTGGGAGCCTACTCCGAAGAACAACTGGCCGACACGGCCCTGGTGCAGCGCGCCGACTTGAAAGTGCGCAAGGCCTATGCCGAGCAACAAGCCCAAAACCTACGCTTGCAGCGCGCCCTAGCCACGCCCGACCTGGCCGTAGGCTACGTGTATGACCGGGCCGGCAACTACATCCAGAACTATAACGCTGTGACGCTGGGCGTGGCCGTGCCCCTGTTCAACCGCAACCAGGGCAACATCCGCACAGCCCGGGCCCTGACCGAGGGCAGCAAAGTCCTGCTCGACCAGCAGCAGCTGGCCGTGCAGAACGACGTGCGCCAGGCCTACCAGCTGGCCCGCCAGACCGACCAGCTCTACCAAAGCACCAACCGCGACACCGGCGACTTTGACCGGCTCATCGGCGGCATCGAGCAAAGCTACGCCAAGCGCAACCTGACCCTGGTGGAATTCCTGGACTTCTACGAGAGCTACAAAGCCAACCTTGTGCAGCTCAACAGCCTGCGGGCCAGCCGGGTGCGGGCCTTCGAACAGCTCAATTTCGCCGTCGGCCGCCCGGTGTTCAAAGCCGAGTAA
- a CDS encoding efflux RND transporter periplasmic adaptor subunit: MNRFAPLLPFALSLTLAGCSQHEADVKPTAEAGFSLSDTMLRELKIDTVHAQTVRNELTLSGQIATDGDKTAKVFPLVGGVVEDLRVELGDYVQKGQVLAIIRSGEIADLQNQSSAAGTDLDIARKNLQVLEDQYQAGLASERDVTLARKELQKAQGNVGKSRKQMGVYGVSADGKYTIKAPISGFITEKNVTENMQYNDDNVSNFFTIANLDEVWIMANVFESDISKVKEGYAADVTTLSYPDQHFTGKIDKVFNVLDPESKVMKVRVRLQNPGYLLKPEMYAQIKVENTSGNQKMLAVPAKAVVFDKDRNFVMVFKDRSHVETREVKVAKTVGETSYVQSGLQDGERIIAQNQLLIYDELND, encoded by the coding sequence ATGAACCGCTTTGCCCCTCTCCTGCCTTTTGCCCTGAGCCTTACGCTGGCCGGCTGCTCCCAACACGAAGCTGATGTTAAACCCACGGCCGAGGCCGGCTTCTCCCTGTCGGACACGATGCTGCGGGAGCTCAAGATTGACACGGTGCACGCCCAGACGGTGCGCAACGAGCTGACACTGTCGGGCCAGATTGCCACCGACGGCGACAAAACGGCCAAGGTGTTTCCGCTGGTGGGCGGCGTGGTGGAAGACCTGCGCGTGGAGCTCGGCGACTACGTGCAGAAAGGGCAGGTGCTGGCCATCATCCGCTCGGGCGAAATTGCCGACCTGCAAAATCAAAGCAGCGCCGCCGGCACCGACCTCGATATTGCCCGCAAAAACCTGCAGGTGCTCGAAGACCAGTACCAGGCCGGCCTGGCCTCGGAGCGCGACGTGACCCTGGCCCGCAAGGAGCTGCAAAAAGCCCAGGGCAACGTGGGCAAGTCCAGAAAGCAGATGGGCGTCTACGGCGTGTCGGCCGACGGCAAATACACCATCAAGGCCCCGATTTCGGGCTTTATCACGGAGAAAAACGTGACGGAGAACATGCAGTACAACGACGACAACGTCAGCAACTTCTTCACCATCGCCAACCTCGACGAGGTCTGGATTATGGCCAACGTCTTCGAGTCCGACATCAGCAAGGTGAAGGAAGGCTACGCGGCCGACGTGACGACCCTCTCCTACCCCGACCAGCACTTCACCGGCAAAATCGACAAGGTGTTCAACGTGCTGGACCCCGAAAGCAAGGTGATGAAAGTGCGGGTGCGCCTCCAGAACCCCGGCTACCTGCTCAAGCCCGAGATGTACGCCCAAATCAAGGTGGAGAATACCAGCGGCAACCAGAAAATGCTGGCCGTGCCCGCCAAGGCAGTGGTGTTCGACAAGGACCGCAACTTCGTGATGGTCTTCAAGGACCGGAGCCACGTGGAAACCCGGGAGGTGAAAGTGGCCAAAACCGTGGGCGAGACCAGCTACGTGCAAAGCGGCCTGCAGGACGGGGAGCGAATCATTGCCCAGAATCAGCTGCTCATTTACGACGAGCTGAACGACTAA
- a CDS encoding efflux RND transporter permease subunit, with the protein MGKFIQHILAFSLKNRFFVFFMTAVIVAGGVYSYRHTPIEAFPDVTNTEITIITQWPGRSAEEIEKFVTAPIEIGLNPVQKKTSVRSTSLFGLSVVKVIFDDGVEDFFARQQVNNLLAGVDLPDGIDPEVQPPYGPTGEIYRYTLESKDKSVRELKTIQDWVVERNLKAVPGVADVNSFGGEVKSYEISVDPTKLQTFGITPLDVYEAIQRSNINVGGDVIQQGQQNFVVRGIGLLNNISDINNTVIKNVNGAPILIKSVALVQESALPRLGKVGRGLNDDMVEGIVVMRKGENPSEVIASLQAKVQELNEKILPAGVQIKTFYDRQQLIDFSTETVLHNLLEGIVLVTVIVFLFMADWRTTVIVSVIIPLALLFAFICLRLKGMSANLLSMGAIDFGIIIDGAVVMVEGLFVALDHKAHKVGMAKFNNLAKLGLIKKTGRDMGKAIFFSKAIIITALLPIFSFEKVEGKMFSPLAWTLGFALLGALIFTLTLVPVLASMLLNKNVQEKDNFFVRGVNRGAQRFFRLTYGHKTISLLVATVVVVAGLGAFKFLGSEFLPELNEGSIYVRAQLPLSIGLNESNKLCNEMRRVFLSYPEVSDVVSQTGRPNDGTDPTGFYNNEFLVQIKHTKEVQDKMKHAAYREQLIDNMKGQLARFPGVNFNFSQPIMDNVEEAASGVKGSIAVKIYGTDLALMEHKAGEVYNVLKNIEGIDDLGLLRNIGQPELHVELDEQRMASYGVSKADANAVLEMAVGGKQATQLYEGERKFPVRVRYEEQYRQTPAQISRLMVPTQAGKMIPISEISTISPVNGPSLIYRDDNKRFSAVKFSIRGRDMGSTIEEAQKKVNQVVSLPKGYSMKWTGDFENQRRATERLMQVVPISLGLIFFILFILFGNLKDAGLVLLNVPFAIIGGIAALLITHTNFSISAGIGFIALFGICIQNGVILISVFKQNMLRKMSLDASLLDGVTTRVRPVVMTALMATIGLLPAALSTGIGSETSKPLAIVVIGGLVTGTVLTLFIFPLIFERAYRAEHSKYGPQQPEAVPEPELVLH; encoded by the coding sequence ATGGGTAAGTTCATCCAACACATCCTCGCATTTTCGCTTAAGAACCGCTTCTTCGTCTTCTTCATGACGGCCGTAATTGTTGCGGGCGGCGTGTATAGCTACCGGCACACGCCCATTGAGGCGTTTCCGGACGTTACCAACACCGAAATCACCATCATCACCCAGTGGCCGGGCCGCTCTGCCGAGGAAATTGAGAAGTTCGTCACGGCCCCCATCGAAATCGGGCTCAACCCGGTGCAGAAGAAAACCAGCGTGCGGTCCACCTCGCTCTTCGGGTTGTCGGTGGTGAAGGTCATCTTCGACGACGGCGTGGAAGACTTCTTTGCCCGGCAGCAGGTCAACAACCTGCTGGCCGGCGTGGATTTGCCCGACGGCATCGACCCGGAAGTGCAGCCGCCCTACGGCCCTACCGGCGAAATCTACCGCTACACCCTGGAAAGCAAGGACAAGTCCGTGCGGGAGCTCAAGACCATTCAGGACTGGGTGGTAGAGCGCAACCTGAAGGCTGTGCCCGGCGTGGCCGACGTGAACAGCTTCGGCGGCGAGGTGAAAAGCTACGAAATCAGCGTGGACCCGACCAAGCTGCAAACCTTCGGCATCACCCCGCTCGACGTGTACGAGGCCATTCAGCGCTCCAACATTAACGTGGGCGGCGACGTGATTCAGCAGGGCCAGCAGAACTTCGTGGTACGCGGCATCGGGCTGCTCAACAACATCAGCGACATCAACAACACGGTCATCAAGAACGTGAACGGGGCCCCGATTCTAATTAAAAGCGTGGCCCTGGTGCAGGAATCGGCCCTGCCCCGGCTGGGTAAAGTGGGCCGCGGCCTCAATGACGACATGGTAGAGGGCATCGTGGTGATGCGCAAGGGCGAAAACCCCTCCGAAGTTATTGCCAGCCTGCAGGCCAAGGTGCAGGAACTCAACGAGAAGATCCTGCCCGCAGGCGTGCAAATCAAGACCTTCTACGACCGCCAGCAGCTCATCGACTTCAGCACCGAAACCGTGCTCCACAACCTGCTCGAAGGCATCGTGCTCGTGACGGTTATCGTGTTTCTGTTCATGGCCGACTGGCGCACCACGGTCATTGTGTCGGTCATTATCCCGCTGGCCTTGCTGTTTGCCTTTATCTGCCTGCGGCTCAAGGGCATGTCGGCCAACCTGCTCAGCATGGGCGCCATCGACTTCGGCATTATCATCGACGGGGCCGTGGTCATGGTGGAAGGCCTCTTCGTGGCCCTCGACCACAAGGCGCACAAGGTGGGCATGGCCAAGTTTAACAATCTGGCTAAGCTAGGCCTCATCAAGAAAACCGGCCGGGACATGGGCAAGGCCATTTTCTTTTCCAAGGCCATCATCATCACCGCCTTGCTGCCGATTTTCTCCTTTGAAAAGGTGGAAGGCAAGATGTTCTCCCCCCTGGCCTGGACCCTGGGTTTTGCCCTGCTCGGCGCCCTGATATTTACGCTAACCCTGGTACCGGTACTGGCCAGCATGCTGCTGAACAAGAACGTGCAGGAAAAGGACAACTTCTTCGTGCGGGGCGTCAACCGCGGGGCCCAGCGCTTCTTCCGCCTGACTTACGGCCACAAGACCATCAGCTTGCTTGTGGCTACCGTGGTGGTAGTGGCGGGTCTGGGCGCGTTCAAATTCCTGGGCTCGGAGTTCTTGCCCGAGCTCAACGAAGGCTCCATCTACGTGCGGGCCCAGCTGCCGCTGAGCATCGGGCTCAATGAGTCGAACAAGCTCTGCAACGAGATGCGCCGGGTGTTTCTCTCCTACCCCGAGGTGTCGGATGTGGTGAGCCAGACCGGCCGCCCCAACGACGGCACCGACCCGACGGGCTTCTACAACAACGAGTTCCTGGTTCAGATCAAGCACACCAAGGAAGTGCAGGACAAGATGAAGCACGCCGCCTACCGTGAGCAGCTCATCGACAACATGAAGGGCCAGCTGGCCCGCTTCCCCGGCGTCAACTTCAACTTCTCCCAACCCATCATGGACAATGTGGAGGAAGCCGCCTCGGGCGTGAAGGGCTCCATTGCCGTCAAGATTTACGGCACCGACCTGGCCCTGATGGAGCACAAAGCCGGCGAGGTCTACAACGTGCTCAAGAACATTGAGGGCATCGACGACCTAGGGCTTTTGCGCAACATTGGACAACCGGAATTGCACGTCGAGCTGGATGAGCAGCGCATGGCCAGCTACGGCGTGAGCAAGGCCGACGCCAACGCCGTGCTGGAAATGGCCGTGGGCGGCAAGCAGGCCACCCAGCTTTACGAGGGCGAGCGGAAATTCCCGGTGCGGGTGCGCTACGAGGAACAGTACCGCCAGACGCCCGCCCAAATCAGTCGCCTGATGGTGCCCACTCAGGCGGGCAAAATGATTCCGATTTCGGAAATCTCGACCATCAGCCCCGTCAATGGCCCCTCCCTCATTTACCGCGACGACAACAAGCGTTTCTCAGCCGTGAAGTTCAGCATCCGGGGCCGCGACATGGGCTCGACCATCGAGGAAGCCCAGAAAAAGGTGAATCAGGTGGTGAGTTTGCCCAAAGGCTACTCCATGAAGTGGACCGGCGACTTCGAAAACCAGCGCCGGGCCACCGAGCGCCTCATGCAGGTGGTGCCCATCTCGCTCGGCCTGATCTTCTTTATCCTGTTCATCTTGTTCGGCAACCTCAAGGACGCCGGGCTAGTGCTGCTCAACGTGCCCTTTGCCATCATCGGTGGCATTGCCGCCCTACTCATTACGCACACCAACTTCTCGATTTCGGCTGGCATCGGCTTCATTGCCCTGTTCGGCATCTGCATTCAGAACGGCGTGATTCTCATCTCGGTCTTTAAGCAGAACATGCTCCGCAAGATGAGCCTCGACGCCAGCCTGCTCGACGGCGTCACGACCCGGGTGCGCCCGGTGGTCATGACAGCCCTGATGGCCACCATCGGCCTGCTACCGGCCGCGCTCAGCACCGGTATCGGCTCCGAAACGTCCAAGCCCCTGGCCATCGTCGTTATCGGCGGCCTAGTGACTGGCACGGTGCTCACCCTGTTCATCTTCCCCCTGATTTTCGAGCGGGCCTACCGGGCCGAGCACAGCAAATACGGTCCGCAGCAGCCGGAGGCCGTACCCGAACCCGAGCTGGTATTGCACTAG
- a CDS encoding T9SS type A sorting domain-containing protein: MKKPLLILGMLGMFLPSFGQEEPTTTITQELQASLNTLDPARIKTRVLYDLAMPVSKPENFTGNAEAVNSYDNWEQQYTEFYLASLDRSSLPTLEELRGRIQNKLKAGQVPLLVLNYEYDKLLPDAANQKLITIDSVNAQVYDGPDWSRSPYTQGRVFATALPVEKYSGSYEVYIGPEFCFGNHTTKDVWLDTGDGSGWKPQTMGTSTTAVWNNNEVYSRSTVGTDAAGTGSASASLQQQQVWVYADGAYATTTVQQARTASIQPDLALGLAASRLWGSLPRARAMAWVKWGNGNTSGKFRKPLIFVEGIDFRKMRAGSSCFNYAPASTGPVPLSNFQSTGCIFNGSGTGIFRNGEAGWNEMVDYNGDYKALEKLPALRAELQQQGYDVVYLDFTDGADLIQNNAMVLVELLDYINNSANRAADAQESVVMGASMGGQVSRFALAWMEQQNLCHNSKLYVSMDSPHRGANIPLGLQYMVDRLADVWIGSGSAKEAREDLRTLASRQMLIYHFDDGAAMSYRNEWQAWQNSANSYPSLLRRVAVANGNSQASFMPGSWPGMELLSINQHNILTLGTGDAFAYAIPGASSRGNNNVIFRYSKQYSLKWHYKQVSPSMPQYDTAPGSTYRTAGIIRSQKPALFNNGPEFHTFMPTISVIDAFVAGPVWSPNLNYNVAANIAADRPDRTKYAFDAYFAPSQSEPHVQVTNGTGSYQGNTSYYSNNTSWILNELAQSNTALPQSLSTVYNFGNAYRRLLPSVQVNSGGQLYINNGYLPASGGTSATQAAPGPGNFEMYTSNCGTVVQLNSGGIFAVGVSSSYTASLNMNNKSLLDLRSGGRVDVNVGSVLRIKPGATLVVRAGSVLNVYGQVIVEPGAYVCVENSASIVVASGGQYTVQSGAYPTANPALNLGTLACGSVPVTCNTATVTISSTIVNSNLCEAQYRLTATGTNIGSNFRWTIDGYPDTYFDGSQTATVWIDQYYNNVPVSVTVNNSCNGGNSPTASRTVYRTFPKCGYVRPDAQRISLYPNPSDNYLLITSKDPARTSGEVVSSLTEAGTQEQSAYDFQNFRVELYDGRGKQVKVEQTRQGELRLDTSKVPNGLYHIKVIQGKEILEENISIQH, translated from the coding sequence ATGAAAAAACCGTTATTAATCCTTGGGATGCTGGGGATGTTCCTGCCTTCGTTTGGCCAGGAGGAGCCCACCACCACTATCACGCAGGAGCTGCAGGCCAGCTTGAATACCCTGGACCCGGCCCGCATCAAGACCCGGGTGCTGTACGACTTGGCAATGCCAGTCAGTAAGCCCGAAAACTTCACTGGCAACGCCGAAGCCGTCAACAGCTACGACAACTGGGAGCAGCAGTACACCGAGTTTTACCTGGCCTCGCTCGACCGGAGCAGCCTGCCAACGCTGGAAGAGCTGCGCGGCCGGATTCAAAATAAGCTGAAGGCCGGCCAGGTGCCCCTGCTGGTGCTTAACTACGAATACGACAAGCTGCTGCCCGACGCGGCCAATCAGAAACTCATAACCATCGACTCGGTCAATGCCCAGGTGTACGACGGGCCCGACTGGAGCCGCAGCCCCTATACCCAGGGCCGGGTGTTTGCTACGGCTCTGCCGGTGGAGAAATACAGCGGTAGCTACGAAGTATACATCGGCCCGGAATTCTGCTTCGGCAACCACACGACCAAGGACGTGTGGCTGGACACCGGCGACGGCAGCGGCTGGAAGCCGCAAACCATGGGCACTTCCACCACGGCCGTATGGAACAACAACGAAGTATACTCCCGCTCCACTGTCGGCACCGATGCGGCGGGCACGGGCAGCGCCTCGGCTTCGCTTCAGCAGCAGCAGGTGTGGGTATACGCCGATGGCGCTTACGCCACGACCACCGTACAGCAGGCTCGTACGGCTTCCATTCAGCCCGACCTAGCCCTGGGCCTCGCGGCCTCGCGCCTGTGGGGTTCTTTGCCCCGGGCCCGGGCTATGGCCTGGGTGAAATGGGGCAACGGCAATACCAGCGGCAAATTCCGCAAGCCCCTGATTTTTGTGGAAGGTATTGACTTCCGCAAAATGCGGGCGGGCAGCTCCTGCTTTAACTATGCTCCCGCCTCCACCGGCCCGGTGCCTTTGTCTAATTTCCAATCGACGGGCTGTATTTTCAACGGTAGTGGCACGGGTATCTTCCGCAACGGGGAAGCCGGCTGGAACGAAATGGTCGACTACAACGGCGACTATAAGGCCCTGGAAAAGCTGCCGGCTTTGCGGGCCGAGCTGCAGCAGCAAGGCTACGACGTGGTGTACCTGGACTTCACCGACGGCGCCGACCTGATCCAGAACAACGCCATGGTGCTGGTCGAACTGCTCGACTATATTAATAACTCCGCCAACCGCGCTGCCGATGCTCAAGAGTCGGTGGTGATGGGAGCCAGCATGGGCGGACAGGTGTCGCGCTTTGCCCTGGCCTGGATGGAGCAGCAAAACCTGTGTCACAACTCCAAGCTCTACGTTTCGATGGACTCGCCCCACCGCGGCGCCAACATTCCGCTGGGCTTGCAATACATGGTCGACCGTCTGGCCGACGTCTGGATTGGGTCGGGTAGTGCTAAGGAAGCCCGGGAAGATCTGCGCACCCTGGCCAGCCGGCAGATGCTGATTTACCACTTCGACGACGGCGCGGCCATGTCGTACCGCAACGAGTGGCAGGCCTGGCAGAACTCAGCCAACAGCTATCCTTCGCTGCTGCGCCGGGTGGCCGTAGCCAACGGCAACAGTCAAGCCTCGTTTATGCCCGGCTCCTGGCCCGGCATGGAGCTGCTCAGCATCAACCAGCACAATATTCTTACCCTGGGCACCGGCGACGCCTTTGCCTACGCCATTCCCGGCGCTTCCTCACGGGGCAACAACAACGTTATTTTCCGCTACTCCAAGCAGTACAGCCTCAAATGGCACTACAAGCAGGTGTCGCCCAGCATGCCACAGTACGATACGGCGCCGGGTTCTACCTACCGCACGGCCGGCATTATCCGGAGCCAGAAGCCGGCTTTGTTTAACAACGGCCCGGAGTTCCACACCTTCATGCCGACTATCAGCGTTATCGACGCCTTCGTGGCGGGCCCGGTGTGGAGTCCTAACCTGAACTACAACGTGGCCGCCAACATTGCCGCCGACCGGCCCGACCGCACCAAGTACGCCTTCGACGCTTACTTCGCGCCTTCCCAGAGTGAGCCGCACGTGCAGGTAACCAATGGTACCGGCTCGTACCAGGGCAACACCTCGTACTACTCCAACAACACCAGCTGGATTCTGAATGAGCTGGCCCAGTCGAACACGGCCCTGCCTCAGAGCCTGTCGACGGTGTACAACTTCGGCAACGCCTACCGGCGCCTGCTGCCCTCGGTGCAGGTAAACAGCGGTGGGCAGCTCTACATCAACAACGGGTATCTGCCCGCTAGCGGCGGTACTTCGGCTACGCAAGCAGCGCCCGGCCCCGGCAATTTCGAAATGTACACCTCCAACTGCGGCACGGTGGTGCAGCTCAACAGTGGTGGCATCTTCGCCGTGGGCGTCAGCAGCAGCTACACGGCCAGCCTGAACATGAACAACAAGAGCCTGCTCGACCTGCGCTCCGGGGGCCGGGTAGATGTAAACGTGGGCTCGGTGCTGCGCATCAAGCCCGGTGCTACCCTGGTGGTGCGGGCCGGCTCGGTGCTGAACGTGTATGGGCAGGTAATTGTGGAGCCCGGTGCCTACGTCTGCGTCGAAAACTCGGCGAGCATCGTGGTGGCCTCCGGTGGGCAGTACACGGTGCAGAGCGGGGCGTATCCTACGGCTAACCCGGCCCTGAACCTGGGCACCCTGGCTTGCGGCTCGGTTCCGGTAACGTGCAACACGGCCACGGTTACGATTTCCTCAACCATTGTCAACTCCAACCTCTGCGAAGCCCAGTACCGCCTGACGGCAACCGGTACCAATATCGGCAGCAACTTCCGCTGGACCATCGACGGCTACCCAGACACGTACTTCGATGGTAGCCAAACGGCTACGGTCTGGATTGACCAGTACTACAACAACGTGCCCGTTTCAGTGACGGTAAACAACTCCTGCAACGGCGGCAACTCGCCTACCGCCAGCCGGACCGTGTACCGCACCTTCCCTAAGTGCGGCTACGTGCGCCCCGACGCCCAGCGCATCAGCCTGTACCCCAACCCCTCGGATAACTACCTGCTCATCACCTCCAAAGATCCGGCCCGTACCAGCGGCGAGGTTGTGAGCAGCTTGACCGAAGCAGGCACCCAGGAGCAGTCGGCCTACGACTTCCAGAACTTCCGGGTGGAGCTCTATGACGGTCGGGGCAAGCAAGTGAAAGTAGAGCAAACCCGGCAGGGCGAGCTGCGCCTCGATACCTCGAAAGTACCCAACGGCCTGTACCACATTAAGGTGATTCAGGGCAAGGAAATACTGGAAGAGAACATCAGCATTCAGCACTAG
- a CDS encoding M28 family peptidase: MKKLSSPLASLVQSLVGLLLVGGLAASCARRPIAATAPPAFATIKEGELRQDLFELASDSLRGRRAGTPDELRAAVWVAERARKIGLEPAGDNGTYFQFYQLRRTTVSADTRIQLNGQPLRLWQDAWVTAPVEAHLNAPVVWLNSMADTTGRNLRGKVVAMKLLSPVPLPAPKMSLWGYRYILAALSKQSAALRTKGVAAILLVANATAEPQLGFVGHRYQDGLYQLPSMPVATPAAPVILLRQAAQEYFQLGTATLKADLGMETFEYPSVNVIARAPGADLAQAKENVLFSGHHDHDGIGTPVAGDSIWNGADDNATVSVAMLAIGRAWKKRPGQRSALFVWHGAEERGLLGSRYYAENPTVAKSSIVAVLNGDMIGRNAPDSAALLGSTGPHRNSTPLVDMALKANQQFTKFSLDTSWDSPDHPEGWFFRSDHVPYVRAGIPGLFFTTLLHPDYHTPRDEASRIDITKLARMTRWMYATGWAVSNTPARVTVDPGAKLER; this comes from the coding sequence GTGAAAAAACTCTCCTCGCCGCTGGCTTCTCTTGTGCAATCCTTGGTTGGCCTGTTGCTGGTTGGGGGCTTGGCTGCCAGCTGTGCCCGCCGGCCCATTGCCGCCACCGCGCCGCCCGCCTTTGCTACCATCAAGGAGGGCGAGTTGCGTCAGGACCTGTTTGAGCTGGCCAGCGACAGTCTGCGGGGCCGCCGCGCCGGCACTCCCGACGAGCTGCGTGCCGCCGTGTGGGTAGCCGAGCGGGCCCGCAAGATTGGCCTAGAACCGGCCGGCGACAACGGCACCTACTTCCAGTTTTATCAGCTGCGCCGCACCACCGTTTCCGCCGACACCCGCATTCAGCTCAACGGCCAGCCGCTGCGCCTGTGGCAGGATGCCTGGGTAACGGCCCCGGTGGAAGCCCACCTCAACGCGCCGGTGGTATGGCTCAACAGCATGGCCGATACCACGGGCCGCAACCTGCGGGGCAAGGTAGTAGCCATGAAGCTGTTGTCGCCGGTACCGCTGCCGGCGCCCAAGATGAGCTTGTGGGGCTACCGCTACATCTTGGCGGCCCTAAGCAAGCAAAGCGCGGCGCTGCGAACCAAGGGGGTTGCGGCTATTTTGCTGGTTGCCAACGCCACGGCCGAGCCTCAGTTGGGCTTTGTGGGTCACCGCTACCAGGATGGCCTCTACCAACTCCCCTCCATGCCCGTCGCTACGCCCGCCGCGCCGGTCATTTTGCTGCGGCAGGCCGCCCAGGAGTACTTTCAGCTGGGTACCGCCACGCTTAAGGCCGACCTCGGAATGGAAACCTTCGAGTATCCGTCGGTCAATGTTATTGCCCGGGCACCCGGCGCTGATCTGGCGCAGGCCAAGGAAAACGTGCTTTTTAGCGGCCACCACGACCACGACGGTATCGGCACGCCCGTGGCTGGCGACTCTATCTGGAACGGGGCCGACGATAATGCCACGGTGAGCGTAGCCATGCTGGCCATCGGGCGGGCCTGGAAAAAGCGGCCGGGCCAACGTTCGGCGCTGTTTGTGTGGCACGGTGCCGAGGAGCGCGGCCTGCTGGGCTCCCGCTACTATGCCGAAAATCCAACCGTCGCCAAGTCGTCCATCGTGGCCGTGCTCAATGGCGACATGATCGGGCGCAATGCTCCTGATTCGGCGGCACTGCTGGGCTCTACCGGTCCCCACCGCAATTCCACACCCCTGGTGGATATGGCGCTCAAAGCCAACCAGCAGTTCACTAAGTTTAGCCTCGACACTTCCTGGGACAGCCCCGACCACCCCGAGGGCTGGTTCTTCCGCAGCGACCATGTGCCCTACGTGCGAGCGGGTATTCCGGGCCTGTTTTTCACCACCTTGCTCCACCCCGACTATCACACGCCCCGCGACGAGGCCTCGCGCATCGACATCACCAAGCTGGCCCGCATGACGCGCTGGATGTACGCCACCGGCTGGGCCGTATCCAATACGCCCGCCCGCGTCACGGTGGACCCCGGGGCCAAGCTGGAGCGCTAA